A genomic region of Mesorhizobium sp. NZP2077 contains the following coding sequences:
- a CDS encoding caspase family protein translates to MGSRHCGSIFAVLLALFFAMISHAPPADAGDARPMRGVALVIGESRYDNLPALPNPANDAHAVDRLLGELGFDVTSVTDGDKAKLDRSLQRFVEDAAGADVALLYYSGHGIEAGGENYLVPVSADPSSLTDAGKTLVPLSGLLAELKAKVPVAIVLLDACRTNPFPPGATITTASGPAPVAAAGLNLTRGAAPLADTTDAPQSLGEVIGFAAEPGHAALDGDAGGNSPYAAALLKHLAAGGFAFGDVMTMVAEEVYVQTSGRQRPWINASLRRLLYFGLSPEQATGDDAAIRGEHRKLLLTIATTPPDTRRIVEAAANSEAVPLGTLYGLLAALGTDVPSDPRELDRLLRDQTEHLKTIIAERRALKSTDVDIVRLSDLAEKALADGAVTAAIQFQQQAKARVAQLSKTVDRAEADVKTRRIEFAEVYSRSGDTYFLGFQQMKAADDYRKAFEQVKKWDTGLAWHYKLAEANAIRDYGTFRGDNKALQVSMRTFAEAAKLLPQDQLTPQLVMTQNDLGLAMFMYGERQSDSASLEKAVGIFSNIVSSGIKQVDPSLWAEAQSNLGTTLISLGTRKSGPEQYQQAAVAFRSAQQVISRTQQPLKWALARRGEADAVAWIGLRGNEPDRSREAVNAYEDVLTTLTRELDPLSWAAVQDSLGSALWAIGDRLDGSELLQQAVQAYTAALSENTRERVPLWWAAGQNNLGNALCSLGQREQGTQSLELAADAYRSALEEWTREREPFNWATAHNNLGRTLVITGQRSGNDATIEAGIASYQEALKEWTRQSAPLQWASLQGGLGVALFGLGRDRADEKLLRDARQATQLARTFYREAGYPQFDGSFRDRLAEIDQALAALK, encoded by the coding sequence ATGGGCAGCAGGCATTGCGGGAGCATATTCGCGGTGCTGCTGGCGCTGTTCTTCGCCATGATTTCACACGCGCCTCCAGCCGACGCCGGTGACGCCAGGCCGATGCGCGGCGTGGCCTTGGTCATCGGCGAGTCCCGCTACGATAATTTACCCGCTCTGCCCAACCCGGCCAACGACGCCCATGCTGTCGACCGGCTCCTGGGCGAACTCGGCTTCGACGTCACCTCGGTCACCGACGGCGACAAGGCCAAACTCGACCGGAGCCTGCAACGCTTCGTCGAGGACGCTGCGGGCGCCGATGTGGCGCTGCTCTACTATTCAGGACATGGCATCGAAGCCGGTGGCGAGAACTATCTGGTGCCAGTCAGTGCCGATCCATCGTCTCTCACTGACGCCGGCAAAACCCTCGTACCCTTGTCTGGCCTGCTGGCCGAGTTGAAGGCCAAGGTTCCCGTCGCCATCGTGCTGCTCGATGCCTGTCGCACCAATCCGTTCCCGCCAGGCGCAACCATCACCACGGCCTCCGGCCCGGCGCCCGTCGCCGCCGCCGGGCTCAACCTGACGCGCGGAGCTGCGCCTCTTGCCGATACCACTGATGCACCGCAGAGCCTGGGCGAGGTGATCGGCTTTGCCGCCGAACCCGGCCACGCCGCGCTCGACGGCGATGCTGGCGGCAACAGCCCCTATGCAGCGGCCCTGCTGAAACATCTTGCCGCTGGCGGCTTTGCTTTCGGCGATGTGATGACGATGGTGGCCGAAGAGGTTTATGTACAGACCAGCGGCCGCCAGCGGCCATGGATCAATGCCAGCCTGCGCCGGCTGCTCTATTTCGGCCTGTCGCCGGAACAGGCGACGGGTGACGATGCCGCCATCCGCGGCGAGCACCGCAAGCTGCTGCTCACCATCGCCACGACGCCTCCCGACACCAGGCGTATCGTCGAAGCCGCCGCCAATTCAGAAGCCGTCCCACTCGGCACGCTCTATGGTCTGCTTGCGGCACTTGGCACCGATGTGCCCAGCGATCCGCGCGAGCTGGACCGACTGCTGCGCGATCAGACCGAGCATCTCAAGACCATCATTGCGGAACGGCGGGCGCTGAAGAGCACCGACGTGGACATCGTGCGCCTGTCGGATCTCGCCGAAAAGGCGCTTGCCGACGGTGCGGTGACAGCGGCGATCCAGTTTCAGCAACAGGCCAAGGCGCGCGTCGCGCAACTGTCCAAAACCGTCGATCGGGCCGAGGCCGACGTGAAAACCAGGCGGATCGAATTCGCCGAAGTCTACAGCCGCAGCGGCGATACCTATTTCCTCGGCTTCCAGCAGATGAAGGCCGCCGACGACTACCGCAAGGCGTTCGAACAGGTGAAGAAATGGGACACCGGCCTCGCCTGGCATTACAAGCTGGCTGAAGCCAATGCCATCCGCGATTACGGTACGTTTCGCGGCGACAACAAGGCATTGCAGGTCTCGATGAGAACATTTGCCGAAGCGGCCAAGCTGCTTCCGCAGGACCAACTGACACCGCAATTGGTCATGACCCAGAACGATTTAGGCCTGGCGATGTTTATGTATGGGGAGCGTCAGAGCGATTCCGCGTCGCTGGAGAAGGCCGTAGGCATCTTCTCCAACATCGTCTCCAGCGGCATCAAACAGGTTGATCCTTCGCTCTGGGCAGAGGCCCAATCCAATCTCGGCACCACGTTGATATCGCTTGGAACGCGCAAGAGCGGACCAGAGCAATATCAGCAGGCGGCCGTGGCTTTCCGCTCCGCCCAGCAGGTCATTTCGCGGACGCAACAACCTCTCAAATGGGCGCTGGCACGCCGGGGCGAGGCAGACGCGGTGGCCTGGATCGGCCTGCGTGGGAATGAGCCCGACCGGTCGCGCGAGGCCGTCAATGCCTATGAGGACGTCCTGACGACGCTGACTCGCGAACTCGACCCACTCTCCTGGGCTGCGGTCCAGGATAGCCTCGGCAGTGCGCTATGGGCGATTGGCGATCGGCTGGATGGCAGCGAGTTGCTGCAACAGGCCGTACAGGCCTATACCGCTGCACTCAGCGAAAACACTCGTGAGCGCGTGCCTCTCTGGTGGGCCGCGGGCCAGAACAATTTGGGCAATGCGCTCTGCTCGCTCGGCCAGAGAGAGCAAGGCACGCAAAGCCTGGAGCTGGCGGCTGACGCCTATCGCAGCGCGCTGGAAGAATGGACCCGCGAGCGCGAGCCCTTCAACTGGGCAACCGCGCACAACAATTTGGGGCGCACCCTTGTGATAACCGGCCAGCGCTCCGGAAACGACGCGACCATTGAGGCCGGAATTGCATCCTATCAGGAGGCTTTGAAGGAATGGACGCGTCAGAGCGCGCCGCTGCAATGGGCCTCCCTACAGGGCGGCCTCGGCGTAGCGCTGTTCGGTCTCGGCCGCGATAGGGCGGATGAAAAGCTTCTCCGGGACGCGCGGCAGGCGACGCAGTTGGCTAGGACATTCTACCGTGAGGCCGGCTACCCCCAATTCGATGGGTCTTTCAGGGATCGCCTAGCTGAGATTGACCAAGCGCTGGCCGCGCTGAAGTAG